One window from the genome of Magnolia sinica isolate HGM2019 chromosome 4, MsV1, whole genome shotgun sequence encodes:
- the LOC131244209 gene encoding RING-H2 finger protein ATL51-like: MRLQANISFTHTTWKAEQESEIEEPTLTLQVEVKNKYFVSDNSDRSRPPIIPPSTFSTTSFRTKMSAFLCPQTSHRRILRMLSMIGIAQQAIAEDLNSVISTYSRGRVEEVIRMGVNAMEIVAHIELRWIGSYDDLMDIDDGQAKTHGSKSLAKIEALLEKYKVKRWDERENCGICLDELGDSETEEVSVLSCSHPFHVRCLKRWLEESDSCPLCRMHI, translated from the coding sequence ATGAGACTTCAAGCCAATATATCATTCACCCATACAACATGGAAAGCAGAACAAGAATCTGAAATTGAAGAACCCACACTCACACTTCAAGTCGAGGTGAAGAACAAGTACTTTGTCTCTGACAATTCTGACAGAAGCCGACCTCCTATCATCCCGCCGTCTACCTTCTCCACCACCTCTTTTCGTACTAAGATGTCCGCCTTCTTATGTCCCCAGACTTCACACCGAAGAATCCTCCGCATGCTTTCCATGATAGGAATCGCGCAGCAGGCCATCGCCGAGGATTTGAATTCTGTCATTTCCACTTACAGCCGTGGGAGGGTCGAAGAGGTCATCCGTATGGGGGTTAATGCAATGGAGATTGTCGCTCATATAGAGCTTCGATGGATAGGATCTTATGATGACTTGATGGATATTGATGATGGGCAGGCCAAGACTCATGGATCGAAATCATTGGCTAAGATAGAGGCTTTGTTGGAGAAATATAAAGTTAAGAGGTGGGATGAAAGGGAGAATTGTGGGATTTGTTTGGATGAGTTGGGTGATAGTGAGACTGAGGAAGTTAGTGTTCTGTCCTGTTCACATCCGTTTCATGTGAGGTGTTTGAAGAGATGGTTGGAAGAAAGTGATTCTTGCCCTCTGTGTAGAATGCATATCTGA